The Thermomicrobiales bacterium genomic interval GACATGACTGATGACGAAGAGCTGCTGGAACGCCTGGTTCTCTTCCATGAGCCGCTGCAGCATCTCCATGAGGTTGCGCCGTCGATCGGGATCGAGCGAACCGAAAACCTCATCCAGCACCATGAACTTGATTGGCGTGGCGGCCTGTCCGCCAATGACTTGCGAAAGCGCCAGCCGGGCACACAACGCCATGACGTCCCGCTCGCCACCGGAATACTGGCTCAAAGGAAATCGATCGTCTTGTCCATCGTAGACCTCGATGCCGTAGTCCTCCGTGAACTCGAGCCGGTCGTATTTCCCGTCGGTCGCCTTCTCCAGCAACTCACTCGCGATCTCGCCCAAAACCGGTGTGACTGCGACAGCGACGAACTTCTCGAAACGCGCAAACTCCCGATAGACCCGATCGAGTTCTCCGGCGGCAATCTCGGCCGCCGCGGCCTCCTCCGCAAGCGTCTTCAGACGCGTCTCGAACAGATCCAGATCCTGGCGCGCGCGCCGCGCTTGCGTGAGCTGCTGCTCGGAGGCATGCGCGGCAGCGGTTGCAGACCGTTCGCGATCGAGCGCCAGGGAAAAGACGCGGTTGGCCGTTTCGACTTCGGCCGGGTCGAATGCCAATCCTTCGATGTCGGTTTCGATTCGAGTCCGTACCCCAGCAAGCGCCAGCAGCTCGCTCGTCGCTTGCGCGATCGCGGCCTCATGTTCCGGTCGCCGCGCGACCTGCTTCCGCAGCTCGTCGATGCGCGCCGCTGCGTCGCGCGCCAACTCCCAGGCGGCATGATCGGTGCGGTGCGCGGTGAGGTCATAGGCGATCAGGCCGAGGGCTGCCAACTGCGCATCGAGCGATTCCTGTCGAGCAATCGAGGCAATCAACTGCTCTCGCCCCAGCTCGAGCCGTGGGCGGCGGCTGTCATCCGCTTCGGCTGATTTCAGCTCAGCTGCCATCAGCTCGAGATCAGTCGCCGTCGGAACGTCCCGCCAGCCTGAGCCGGCAAGTCGGCTCTCGCGTTCCCTGGCGAGATTGGCAACGTCCACAGCTGTCGCCTCGATCATGCCGCGGCCATTCTCCAGCCGGCCGTAGAGATGTGACAGCTCCTCGTTTTCCTTCATCAGAGCGGATTCGCCGGCGGTGAGCTCGGCGACGCGCGCGGTCAGTTCGGCGGCCTTGGCCCGCTCGCTGGCGGCTTCCTGCTCCATCAGGCGGATCTGTTCCGCCAGCGCGGCGAGCGTCTGCTCCGACTCTCCCGGCTGGAACGGCCGCGCGCAAGTGGGACAGACCTCGCCAAGCGGACTGGCGCGCAGATTCTGCTCGAGTTGCTTCAACGGACGAGCGCGGTTCTCGGTTTGGCTTGCCATGCTGCTGGCTGCGGCAGCCGCCTGCTGCAGCTCGATCCGTTCCTGGTGCAGTTTCGCCATTCGATCGGCTGGTGGCCCATCTGCGGTGAGCGCTGCGACCTGCTCCGTCAGTTGGCAAGCCAGCCGCTCCATCGTGTCGAGCCGCGCCGCTTCGGCTTCGTACCGGCTGTTCAGATCGGTCAACGCGCGGGCGGCCTCGTGGCGACGACGCAACGACTCGATGTCGACGGCCGCCAGTTTGCCGATCTCGGCGTCGAACGCGGCCACCAACCTCGATGCTGCCTGCAGCGAGTCATCGCCAGACTCGCCAATGCGCCGATCGGTTGTCAGGATTGCTTCAATGCTTGCGCGTTCTACGCGCACCTGCAGCAGATCGTCGCGCAGTCGCGCGGCGTTCTCCTCTTTTCGCTTTTCGGCATCGTGCCGCTCCAGCGCGGCGCGCAGCGCGGGTTCCTGATCGGCGCTGTCCTGCTGGCGCAAGATCTCTTGCTCGGCGTTCGCAATCGCCGCGAGATCGCGCTCGGCGCCGGCTCGCAGGTCTGTCAGTCTCCGTATCTCGGCGCCAGTCTGGCCAAGTTCCTGTTGGAGCGCGGCATGCGCGGCGAACCGCTCTTGCGCCAGGTCTCGTGCGCCAGAAGCGGCAACCGTTTCCTCCCTGGAAGCGGCTTCCTCCATGCGCGCCGCCTCATGGCGCGCAGTCTGTTCTGTGATCTGCGCATCGAGGTGTGCTCGCTCCGCTGGAAAATCGATCCCACTCGACTGTTCCTCATACTGCTCGCGCTTGACCCGAGCCTCGGCTTGCTTGCGGGTGCGTTGTTCGCCGATGCGCTTCTGCGCAACCCGGATGGTTTCCAACCCGAGCAACCGTCCCACTTGCTCGCGCCGCTGGGTGGCGCCGAGGTCGCCAAAGAACGACAGTTCTTTCTGCCGTGTGAAGAAGGTAGCGACAAACGCGGTGTGTGAGAGCCCGGTGAGCTCCCGGGCGACGAACTCGGTGACTTGCTTCGTTCCCTGCACCAACGGCGATTCTGGTTGGTCCTGGCGATAGATCTCCGCCTGCGTCGAGCCGCCTTTCAGCATTCGCTCGACCTCGTACACCACTCCGCTTTGCGGGTCTTCGAGCACCACCCGCACACGTGGTTTTCCGCCCTGCACTCGCGGAATGAGGGTGTCGTTCTTGATACGCGACGGGTTGTACAGGCACCACTCGATCGCCTCGAAGAGCGTGGTCTTGCCCGCTCCGTTCTGGCCGACGATCGCGACCATCGCCTTCTCTCCGGGACGGAACAGATGCATCCCGGCGTACTGCTTGTAGTTCTCGATTTCGACTTCGACCAGGCGCATCACGCGTCCTCATTGGCGACTTCGGCCGCCACCAGCGCTTGCGCGGCGCGCAGCTCGGTCAATCCGATTTCCGCGAACCGGGCGGAGAATGCCGCGTCGTGATTGCCGTTCGCTCGTTCACTTTCGACGAACAATGCGAACAGGGCTTCCAGATCGATGGTCGGGAGGTCGACCCGCTCGCGTCCCATGCCGGCAAGAATGTCGCTCGCGCCGCGCACCTGCACGTGCCAGACGAGTTCCTTCGCTTCTTCGCGAACAATCTGCTCGGCCTGCCGCCGGACAGCGCGCGGCACCCCAAAGACGACCGCCATCGCCATGGCGTCTGGTCGGTTCTCCTCCCGCAGCCATTCGAGAATGTACCCGGCAATCTGCACCGCGTCCTTCTCGTTGGTCAGCTCCTCTTCGAGTTTCCAGCGGAGCATGGAACGCGCCTTGGTGTGGATCGTCTCGACCCTGGGTTCGCTCCCCCGTTCCCCCAGTTCGACGATGAGATAGCCGGTATCGACCGGCAGATCGCCGAAACCGAACCGCTCGGTCGAACCGGCATACCAGGCGTTGGGACGAACCTGCTCGCGGATGTGATAGTGACCGAGCGCGATATAGTCGAAATCGGGAGG includes:
- a CDS encoding SMC family ATPase, giving the protein MRLVEVEIENYKQYAGMHLFRPGEKAMVAIVGQNGAGKTTLFEAIEWCLYNPSRIKNDTLIPRVQGGKPRVRVVLEDPQSGVVYEVERMLKGGSTQAEIYRQDQPESPLVQGTKQVTEFVARELTGLSHTAFVATFFTRQKELSFFGDLGATQRREQVGRLLGLETIRVAQKRIGEQRTRKQAEARVKREQYEEQSSGIDFPAERAHLDAQITEQTARHEAARMEEAASREETVAASGARDLAQERFAAHAALQQELGQTGAEIRRLTDLRAGAERDLAAIANAEQEILRQQDSADQEPALRAALERHDAEKRKEENAARLRDDLLQVRVERASIEAILTTDRRIGESGDDSLQAASRLVAAFDAEIGKLAAVDIESLRRRHEAARALTDLNSRYEAEAARLDTMERLACQLTEQVAALTADGPPADRMAKLHQERIELQQAAAAASSMASQTENRARPLKQLEQNLRASPLGEVCPTCARPFQPGESEQTLAALAEQIRLMEQEAASERAKAAELTARVAELTAGESALMKENEELSHLYGRLENGRGMIEATAVDVANLARERESRLAGSGWRDVPTATDLELMAAELKSAEADDSRRPRLELGREQLIASIARQESLDAQLAALGLIAYDLTAHRTDHAAWELARDAAARIDELRKQVARRPEHEAAIAQATSELLALAGVRTRIETDIEGLAFDPAEVETANRVFSLALDRERSATAAAHASEQQLTQARRARQDLDLFETRLKTLAEEAAAAEIAAGELDRVYREFARFEKFVAVAVTPVLGEIASELLEKATDGKYDRLEFTEDYGIEVYDGQDDRFPLSQYSGGERDVMALCARLALSQVIGGQAATPIKFMVLDEVFGSLDPDRRRNLMEMLQRLMEENQAFQQLFVISHVDDVRAASMFDEVWKVSESSEGVSELEQVSVTGATEDY
- a CDS encoding DNA repair exonuclease: MKPIRIAHISDTHLGYRALGKTDPLTGRNQRSVDVELAFADAITDILTRDVDLVVHSGDLFNQTRPPYAAIGAAMRQFRRLEAAGIPAVVIGGNHDTPRLRSSGSVFSLLSLVAPETKFVGGYEADIISFDALDLAVTAIPHGRLTEPLPPAVFPIDEVRNVLVTHGFVPGMAPQTHREPGEEEIDEVILPPDFDYIALGHYHIREQVRPNAWYAGSTERFGFGDLPVDTGYLIVELGERGSEPRVETIHTKARSMLRWKLEEELTNEKDAVQIAGYILEWLREENRPDAMAMAVVFGVPRAVRRQAEQIVREEAKELVWHVQVRGASDILAGMGRERVDLPTIDLEALFALFVESERANGNHDAAFSARFAEIGLTELRAAQALVAAEVANEDA